One genomic window of Halobellus limi includes the following:
- a CDS encoding potassium channel family protein, whose protein sequence is MRFVIIGAGRVGLRTARVLRDEGHQVTLVELDRDRVERAREAGFEVVHGDGSLEDVLSEAGIEDADGLGALTSDLNVNFAACSIAKHHRTWTVLRVDEDYREEVYEKYADEVDEVVYPERLGAIGAKNALLGGSIHAIADVAQHLQVVLMTVTEQSPMRGYTIEEVALPANSRIVAFGKADEPMGLPLSDDSLEVGDRLAVLADFDVLEEVRQLIVGETLAPEPEGGAA, encoded by the coding sequence GGGTTCTCAGAGACGAGGGGCACCAGGTCACGCTCGTCGAACTGGACCGCGACCGGGTGGAACGCGCCCGCGAGGCCGGCTTCGAGGTGGTCCACGGCGACGGGTCGCTGGAGGACGTCCTCTCGGAGGCGGGCATCGAGGACGCCGACGGCCTGGGGGCGCTCACGAGCGACCTGAACGTGAACTTCGCGGCGTGTTCGATCGCCAAACACCACCGGACGTGGACGGTGCTCCGCGTCGACGAGGACTACCGAGAGGAGGTCTACGAGAAGTACGCCGACGAGGTCGACGAGGTGGTCTACCCCGAGCGGCTGGGCGCGATCGGCGCGAAGAACGCGCTCCTCGGCGGTTCGATCCACGCCATCGCCGACGTCGCCCAGCACCTCCAGGTGGTCCTGATGACCGTCACCGAGCAGTCGCCGATGCGCGGCTACACCATCGAGGAGGTGGCGCTCCCGGCGAACTCCCGGATCGTCGCGTTCGGGAAGGCCGACGAGCCGATGGGGCTGCCGCTGTCGGACGACTCCCTCGAGGTCGGGGACCGACTCGCCGTCCTCGCCGACTTCGACGTCCTCGAGGAGGTCAGACAGCTCATCGTCGGCGAGACGCTCGCTCCCGAACCGGAGGGAGGTGCGGCCTGA
- a CDS encoding Lrp/AsnC ligand binding domain-containing protein: MVTAYVMVKASTGDVDRLKSEMEAVDGGVESISVVAGDIDYIVKVRVDTPGDVKDIATAIHEMAGIENTQTYIAMD; encoded by the coding sequence ATGGTCACCGCCTACGTGATGGTGAAGGCCTCGACCGGCGACGTCGACCGGCTGAAATCGGAGATGGAGGCCGTCGACGGCGGCGTCGAGTCCATCAGCGTCGTCGCGGGCGACATCGACTACATCGTGAAGGTCCGCGTCGACACTCCGGGCGACGTCAAGGACATCGCCACGGCGATCCACGAGATGGCCGGCATCGAGAACACCCAGACGTACATCGCGATGGACTGA
- a CDS encoding DUF5813 family protein — protein sequence MSGSDAVERARRAADSHESLEPRDDDRYAVATTVFDADVEVGSADGYATFSVAVRVPMLDAVTADRVAPVVEDGWFDTFALRVEDVDGVLRGSDDVGVEVERTGEEAVVRVELSDLDAKRAADDAVAVVEYVEGTYVEGVIPGYEYTEPVTDLIQQAADAAGGSRGGTPL from the coding sequence ATGAGCGGGAGTGACGCCGTCGAGCGCGCCCGGCGCGCCGCCGACAGCCACGAATCGCTCGAACCGAGAGACGACGACCGCTACGCGGTCGCGACGACGGTGTTCGACGCGGACGTCGAGGTCGGCTCGGCGGACGGGTACGCGACGTTCTCTGTCGCCGTCCGCGTCCCGATGCTCGACGCGGTCACGGCCGATCGGGTCGCGCCCGTCGTCGAGGACGGCTGGTTCGACACGTTCGCGCTCCGAGTGGAAGACGTCGACGGCGTGCTCCGCGGGAGCGACGACGTCGGCGTCGAGGTCGAACGGACGGGAGAGGAGGCGGTCGTTCGCGTGGAACTGTCCGACCTCGACGCGAAACGCGCCGCCGACGACGCGGTCGCGGTCGTCGAGTACGTCGAGGGGACGTACGTCGAGGGCGTCATCCCCGGGTACGAGTACACCGAACCGGTGACGGATCTCATCCAGCAGGCGGCCGACGCCGCGGGCGGCAGTCGGGGCGGGACGCCGCTTTGA
- a CDS encoding 30S ribosomal protein S8e, producing the protein MQDQGRSKRKRTGGRRRRSHKKTRHQLGRQPAETTVGEPRFQVIDSRGNNEKVRALSANTAQVATDGEVAEATIENVVENPANVNYVRRNIITKGAVIETSEGRARVTSRPGQTGQVNAVLVDDE; encoded by the coding sequence ATGCAGGACCAAGGACGTTCCAAGCGGAAGCGCACCGGCGGTCGACGCCGGCGCTCGCACAAGAAGACCCGCCACCAGCTCGGCCGACAGCCCGCCGAGACCACCGTCGGCGAACCCCGGTTCCAGGTCATCGACTCCCGCGGCAACAACGAGAAGGTGCGCGCGCTCTCGGCGAACACCGCGCAGGTTGCCACCGACGGCGAGGTCGCCGAGGCGACGATCGAGAACGTGGTCGAAAACCCGGCGAACGTCAACTACGTCCGCCGGAACATCATCACGAAGGGCGCGGTCATCGAGACGTCGGAGGGGCGCGCCCGCGTGACGTCCCGCCCCGGCCAGACCGGTCAGGTCAACGCCGTCCTCGTCGACGACGAGTAA